ACCCAATTTCTTTTAGCACATATTTATTCATTTTGTGCGGTCTAGTTCCCGACATATAAACGTCAGCCACTAAGCACACGATCCCAGGAAATAAGGGTGTGTTTCCACGCGCTCCAATGTCGGAGATATCTTTTCCCTGTACTCCGTCATGCAATCGTGGCGGCGCAACTACTTTAtataaagaaaacgaaattacgGTGTtcttaaaatacatttaaaaaacaTTCAAGGTTTTACCACAAATATCGGCATTTGGCAGTATTTCTCCCGTAAGGAGGGTTATTGATTTTGTGACCGTCTAAGCGCTTCCGCCCCTGTATAAATAGCATCCGCACTCATTAGTGTTTACACCCTAAAATATAAAAGCCAGCATCCTTGTACTCCCCTTGTTTCAATTCCCAGAATCCAGCCTCCAACGCCATGAGAAGTGAGATAGAGAGTGTTTGGGTGTTTGCCCTTGCATCCAAATGGCGAACCTTTTCTCAAGAAAGCTTTGCATGGTCGATTTTCATCATTCTTCTTGCCTGGCTAATCATGACCCTTGTCTACTGGGCTTACCCTGGTGGCCCAGCCTGGGGCAAGTACAGGTTCGTGAACCGTTCCTCACTTACTGCTGCTAACAAGAGGAGAATTCCAGGGCCTAGAGGTTTGCCTCTAATAGGCAGCATGAAGCTGATGGCCAGCTCCTTGGCTCACCACCGGATTGCGGCCGCAGCAGAAGCATGCAAAGCCAAGAGGCTAATGGCCTTTAGCCTGGGTGACACTCGTGTTATCGTCACGTGCAATTCGGATGTAGCGAGAGAGATTCTCAACAGCTCTGTGTTTGCTGATAGGCCGGTGAAAGAGTCGGCTTATAGCTTGATGTTCAACAGAGCAATCGGGTTCGCACCTTACGGGGTTTACTGGCGAACCCTGAGGAGAATCGCGGCTACGCACCTTTTCTGTCCTAAGCAAATCAGAGGTGCCGAGGAACAGAGACGCCAGATCGCCTCTGAAATGGTCACCTTATTTGCTCTCCATAACCAAAGCTTCCACGTCCGCCAACTGCTCAAACGAGCTTCTCTAAACAACATGATGGCTTCAATATTCGGACGAAAATATAACTTAAATTCCACCAGCAATGAAGTCGAACAACTTCGAGCTTTGGTTGAAGAAGGCTACGATTTACTGGGCTCATTAAATTGGTCCGACCATCTTCCATGGCTAGCCGATTTCGACCCTCAAAAAATCAGAGTTCGATGCTCCAACCTTGTGCCCAAAGTTAACCGCTTTGTGGCCCGAATTATATCCCAACACAGACACAAAACAAACGGCGAAACACAAGATTTCGTTGATGTTTTACTTTCTCTTCAAGGTGCCGATAAAATATCAGACTCCGACATGATCGCCGTTCTGTGGGTGAGCTATACTATAATAATTACTATTCGTCACATGTGTAATAGTATTTTTTGTCCAAACAAGTTCACTAAATtacaaatcaaataataataatatttctgGTACTGAATACGTACGTacgtctttttttctttttttttttttaatgtgtgtgTGTAGGAAATGATATTCAGGGGAGCTGATACCGTTGCGGTCTTGATGGAGTGGATACTAGCAAGGATTGTGCTTCACCCTGATGTTCAACAAAGGGTCCATGATGAGCTTGACGAAATTGTTGGCAGATCAAGAAGAGTTGATGAGTCCGATGTAATGAACATGACATACTTACTGGCTGTGATCAAGGAGGTACTGAGGCTTCATCCGCCGGGTCCACTTCTTTCTTGGGCTCGTCTAGCTATCACTGATACAACTATTGATGGGTATGATGTTCCCAAAGGGACCACCGCAATGGTGAACATGTGGGCCATCACCAGGGACCCTCAAGAGTGGCCGGATCCTTTGGAATTTATGCCCCATAGATTTGTGACTAAAGAGGGTGAAGTGGAGTTTTCTGTGCTCGGTTCGGATCTTAGGCTGGCTCCATTCGGGTCAGGCAGGCGGACATGCCCGGGAAAGAACTTAGGTTTGACCACTGTCAGCTTCTGGGTTGCCACCCTTTTGCACGAGTTTGAATGGCTACCGTCCGATCAAAATACTGTTGACTTATCCGAGATTCTTAAACTATCCTGTGAGATGGCAAATCCTTTGAGT
Above is a genomic segment from Gossypium arboreum isolate Shixiya-1 chromosome 8, ASM2569848v2, whole genome shotgun sequence containing:
- the LOC108464197 gene encoding cytochrome P450 78A6-like, encoding MRSEIESVWVFALASKWRTFSQESFAWSIFIILLAWLIMTLVYWAYPGGPAWGKYRFVNRSSLTAANKRRIPGPRGLPLIGSMKLMASSLAHHRIAAAAEACKAKRLMAFSLGDTRVIVTCNSDVAREILNSSVFADRPVKESAYSLMFNRAIGFAPYGVYWRTLRRIAATHLFCPKQIRGAEEQRRQIASEMVTLFALHNQSFHVRQLLKRASLNNMMASIFGRKYNLNSTSNEVEQLRALVEEGYDLLGSLNWSDHLPWLADFDPQKIRVRCSNLVPKVNRFVARIISQHRHKTNGETQDFVDVLLSLQGADKISDSDMIAVLWEMIFRGADTVAVLMEWILARIVLHPDVQQRVHDELDEIVGRSRRVDESDVMNMTYLLAVIKEVLRLHPPGPLLSWARLAITDTTIDGYDVPKGTTAMVNMWAITRDPQEWPDPLEFMPHRFVTKEGEVEFSVLGSDLRLAPFGSGRRTCPGKNLGLTTVSFWVATLLHEFEWLPSDQNTVDLSEILKLSCEMANPLSVKIRPRRSGLNLSL